One window from the genome of Candidatus Zymogenaceae bacterium encodes:
- a CDS encoding enoyl-CoA hydratase/isomerase family protein, translating into MKKHGVFVTYHDPEKHIAQVTLDRPDKKNAMDEIMWSALEEAARILKDPLPRAVIVTGPPGGAFCAGMDVHPDNPQIQDFSAAVSEHDVDTARALLLRIRRAVDALASLPVPLIAAVNGIAYGGGAELAMRCDMRVMDPDAVICFSEVRMGLMPDWGGGVALRRIAGPAICAELILTARKVRADEALALGLVNRISPPGKCLEAAREMADTITQNGPRAVRAALRVIRESSDLPFEDALSLETEQASKLIATGECVTGISAFISGTQPDFPDASGDE; encoded by the coding sequence ATGAAAAAACACGGAGTTTTTGTCACCTATCATGACCCCGAAAAACACATCGCCCAGGTCACCCTCGACCGACCCGACAAGAAAAACGCCATGGACGAAATTATGTGGAGTGCTTTGGAGGAGGCGGCCCGCATCTTGAAAGATCCCCTCCCCCGGGCGGTCATTGTCACCGGACCCCCCGGCGGCGCATTCTGTGCGGGGATGGATGTACATCCCGACAATCCACAGATACAAGATTTCTCCGCCGCCGTCAGCGAGCACGACGTCGACACCGCCCGGGCGCTTCTTTTGAGAATACGCCGGGCTGTGGACGCCCTCGCATCCCTGCCGGTGCCCCTTATCGCCGCCGTTAACGGCATCGCCTACGGCGGTGGTGCGGAGCTTGCCATGCGGTGCGACATGCGGGTTATGGATCCGGATGCGGTGATCTGTTTTTCCGAGGTCCGCATGGGCCTGATGCCGGACTGGGGGGGCGGCGTTGCGCTCCGCCGGATTGCGGGGCCGGCGATTTGTGCGGAGTTGATCCTGACCGCTCGAAAAGTTCGTGCCGATGAGGCGCTCGCCCTGGGGCTGGTCAACCGAATCAGCCCGCCGGGGAAGTGCCTTGAGGCGGCCCGTGAGATGGCGGACACCATCACACAAAACGGCCCCCGGGCGGTACGGGCGGCGCTTCGCGTCATCAGGGAGAGCTCCGATCTTCCCTTCGAGGACGCCCTTTCTCTCGAAACGGAACAGGCGTCGAAGCTCATCGCCACAGGCGAGTGCGTGACCGGGATCTCCGCGTTCATTTCCGGCACACAACCCGATTTCCCTGACGCATCCGGGGATGAATGA
- a CDS encoding alpha/beta fold hydrolase, with protein MKSKYMKGSEPFFFQGGEYACLLIHGFTATPYEVRYLGKKLNEAGFTVLAPRLPGHGCRVQDLDKTRWRDWYTTIQEFYEFLEAQYTEVFLVGMSAGGTLALYLMSMGHHPLGAAILAAPIKMHTRLANFIYALFTYLPGLTILPALKKRGGPDISDLETQKQLVTYSHSPIRAGMEMLKFMAKTKRRLDKVSSPLLLMQSKNDHVVPIDNPDIILTGVSSELTRMVWLEDSYHIITWDVEKDIVAQYVIDFFNGLIELKSESKKNSMMLL; from the coding sequence ATGAAATCGAAGTACATGAAAGGCTCCGAACCCTTCTTCTTCCAGGGAGGGGAATACGCATGTTTGTTGATACACGGCTTCACCGCCACCCCCTACGAGGTTCGCTATCTCGGTAAAAAACTCAACGAGGCCGGGTTTACCGTCCTCGCCCCCAGGCTTCCGGGGCATGGCTGCCGGGTGCAGGACCTGGATAAAACACGATGGCGGGACTGGTACACCACGATACAGGAATTCTATGAATTTCTCGAGGCGCAGTATACCGAGGTCTTTCTGGTTGGTATGTCCGCCGGGGGTACCCTGGCCCTCTACCTGATGAGCATGGGTCACCATCCCCTGGGAGCGGCGATCCTGGCGGCACCCATCAAAATGCATACGAGGCTCGCAAATTTCATCTATGCCCTGTTCACCTACCTGCCGGGCCTGACAATTCTTCCGGCCCTGAAAAAACGCGGCGGGCCGGATATCAGCGACCTGGAAACCCAAAAGCAGCTCGTCACCTACAGTCATTCCCCCATCCGGGCGGGCATGGAGATGCTCAAGTTCATGGCGAAGACGAAACGGCGGCTTGACAAAGTCTCGTCGCCCTTGCTTTTAATGCAGTCGAAGAACGACCATGTTGTCCCCATTGACAACCCGGATATCATCCTTACGGGCGTCTCCTCGGAGTTGACCCGGATGGTATGGCTGGAAGACTCCTATCACATCATCACCTGGGATGTGGAAAAGGATATTGTGGCGCAATACGTCATCGACTTTTTCAACGGCCTCATCGAGCTGAAATCCGAATCGAAAAAAAACTCCATGATGCTCCTATAG
- a CDS encoding lysoplasmalogenase: MPVYLPIIVVLAVLVPLLVYFEIKKQKKWIYVLKPICTVLIITAALLSLTLPGHVRIYTLSIVLGLLLSLVGDISLMFQEHKKPFMVGLVFFLLAHVVYGIVFLKFAGITSSCYVFGAIFLALGVAIYIFFYPGLGTMKGPVAAYILIITFMVTSAGSTLSASSFPRPAAILVTIGGILFWFSDVILATNRFRIPMKYNRLSLIPYFTGQLLIALSTHLFGS, encoded by the coding sequence ATGCCTGTATATCTGCCGATCATCGTCGTACTGGCGGTGCTGGTGCCGCTGCTCGTTTATTTTGAAATCAAGAAGCAAAAAAAGTGGATCTACGTCCTCAAGCCGATATGTACGGTATTGATCATCACAGCAGCTCTTTTGTCCCTCACCCTGCCGGGACACGTACGGATTTATACCCTCTCCATCGTGCTGGGTCTTTTACTCTCCCTGGTGGGAGACATTTCCCTGATGTTCCAGGAGCATAAAAAACCCTTCATGGTGGGACTGGTATTCTTTCTCTTGGCCCACGTGGTGTACGGTATCGTTTTTCTGAAGTTCGCCGGGATCACCTCCTCATGTTACGTCTTCGGGGCGATATTTCTGGCGCTGGGGGTCGCCATATATATCTTTTTCTATCCGGGTCTTGGCACGATGAAGGGTCCGGTGGCGGCGTACATCCTTATTATCACGTTCATGGTAACGAGTGCGGGGTCGACCCTTTCGGCGTCATCGTTCCCCCGACCTGCGGCGATTCTCGTGACCATCGGGGGTATCCTGTTTTGGTTCTCGGACGTGATTCTCGCCACCAATCGATTTCGGATACCGATGAAATACAACCGGCTTTCCCTTATACCCTATTTCACCGGGCAGCTTCTCATCGCCCTGTCGACCCATCTCTTCGGATCATAA